One genomic segment of Fervidobacterium pennivorans includes these proteins:
- a CDS encoding acyltransferase — MGMISSSARLGKGVVLGENVVIEDNVVIGDNVVIGHNVVIRKDTVIGEGCVIGDNTVLGKKPFKASASATTDEKELPALVLGKYVTIGANCVVYRGAILHDFVFVGDLASIREDVVIGEYTIVGRGAAVENKTKIGKYVKIETNAYITALSTIEDYCFIAPNVTFTNDNFLGRTEERKKYFKGPTLKKGARIGANSTILPGIVIAEDTLVAAGSVVTKDTKPRKIYMGVPAREYKDVPPEQLLENQVYYKG; from the coding sequence ATGGGTATGATTTCTTCATCAGCAAGGTTGGGTAAGGGCGTTGTGTTGGGAGAGAATGTTGTAATTGAAGACAATGTAGTCATCGGTGACAATGTTGTTATAGGTCATAACGTGGTTATTAGGAAAGATACGGTAATTGGTGAAGGATGTGTTATTGGAGACAATACAGTGCTCGGAAAAAAACCATTCAAGGCATCGGCTTCAGCAACAACGGATGAAAAGGAACTACCAGCCTTAGTGCTTGGAAAGTACGTAACTATAGGAGCTAACTGCGTCGTTTATAGGGGAGCTATTTTGCATGATTTTGTCTTCGTTGGTGATTTAGCAAGCATACGTGAGGATGTCGTGATTGGCGAATACACGATTGTCGGTAGAGGAGCAGCCGTTGAGAATAAGACGAAGATTGGAAAGTATGTAAAGATAGAGACGAATGCATATATAACTGCGTTATCGACAATTGAGGATTATTGTTTTATAGCACCGAATGTGACGTTTACAAACGATAATTTCCTCGGAAGGACGGAAGAAAGGAAAAAGTATTTCAAAGGACCTACTTTGAAGAAGGGTGCACGCATCGGTGCGAACTCTACAATACTTCCCGGCATCGTTATTGCCGAAGACACACTTGTTGCTGCAGGTTCGGTTGTCACAAAGGATACGAAGCCAAGAAAGATTTATATGGGTGTTCCCGCAAGGGAATACAAAGATGTACCACCAGAACAATTGTTGGAGAACCAGGTGTATTATAAAGGATAA
- a CDS encoding acetamidase/formamidase family protein, with protein MGSSYSVSSNNRIFAFSSDMKPALVVEDGAEVVFETMDCFSNQIRTAEDRLENLNWAEVNPATGPVFVKGAKPGDALVVEILDIEVANQGVMVAGKELGPLGEKFDGFHTKIVKIKDGCAMFNDLELPIDPMIGVIGVAPKDGTINCGTPGPHGGNLDTKYIKKGAKVLLPVFVEGGLLALGDLHALMGDGEICGTGIEVAGKVTARVFVKKGMELRNPMVISGGSLFTLASGKTLDEAMKSAVNDMAEFVLRYANINLEELTMLFSIVGHTEISQVVDPLVTARFRIPLDILEKLRIPKDLF; from the coding sequence ATGGGAAGTAGTTATTCGGTCTCTTCTAACAACAGAATCTTCGCATTTAGTTCGGATATGAAGCCTGCGTTAGTTGTCGAAGATGGTGCTGAGGTTGTCTTTGAAACAATGGATTGTTTTTCAAATCAAATAAGAACAGCAGAAGATAGGTTGGAGAATCTCAATTGGGCGGAAGTCAACCCAGCAACTGGTCCTGTTTTTGTAAAAGGTGCAAAGCCTGGGGATGCGTTGGTAGTTGAGATACTCGATATTGAAGTTGCAAATCAAGGTGTTATGGTTGCAGGCAAAGAGTTGGGACCTCTTGGAGAAAAGTTTGATGGATTTCATACAAAGATTGTGAAAATAAAAGATGGATGTGCGATGTTCAATGATTTGGAATTGCCTATTGACCCGATGATAGGTGTGATTGGAGTAGCGCCGAAAGATGGAACTATCAATTGTGGCACTCCGGGACCACATGGAGGAAATTTGGATACAAAGTACATCAAGAAGGGCGCGAAGGTACTCTTACCAGTATTTGTTGAAGGGGGTTTACTTGCATTAGGAGATTTGCACGCATTAATGGGAGATGGTGAGATTTGCGGTACAGGAATTGAAGTAGCTGGGAAGGTTACAGCAAGAGTTTTTGTCAAAAAGGGCATGGAACTTAGAAACCCAATGGTAATTTCTGGAGGTAGTTTGTTCACTTTAGCTTCTGGAAAAACATTGGATGAAGCAATGAAATCAGCAGTGAATGATATGGCAGAGTTTGTACTGAGGTATGCCAATATAAACCTTGAAGAGTTGACGATGCTGTTTAGCATAGTTGGACATACGGAGATTTCGCAAGTTGTAGATCCGCTTGTAACGGCAAGATTCAGAATACCACTCGATATTCTCGAAAAACTGAGAATTCCAAAAGATTTATTTTGA
- a CDS encoding transglutaminase domain-containing protein, protein MEERFRMFVLIVWVLLCSMIFAKVYQVYSVDDIEKAIATDILNYEQATVLRAKGINNASMLKVIGTIIESLPEKLFIERWEAKSLEQLGNVETTITYIYTETSAERKAVDDFISKNLPKIVGNAKSDLEKVFAINEWIKTYITYDESYSHKSVYATLKDRTGVCQGYALLFYKLAKAAGLDVYLVSGQAKPAEASADKLQSHAWNIVKIEDSWYYIDTTWNDSTRTNAYFLFGKNQARYSHYPTTKVSVTVSTKSYAEKLYEEIVAGNIRSRNLFDLLYGTLIEKYDEFVIYLTDALKNITSKPEVRFVSSISFVTKYLSSAMQEAMFKLNLTSVSYDYSYIYIFTFNGKDFFVWTVSFSQN, encoded by the coding sequence ATGGAAGAAAGGTTTCGAATGTTTGTTCTTATTGTTTGGGTACTGCTATGTAGTATGATTTTCGCAAAAGTCTATCAAGTTTACTCAGTTGATGATATCGAGAAGGCTATAGCTACAGATATATTGAATTACGAGCAGGCAACGGTGCTTAGAGCAAAAGGGATTAACAATGCTTCAATGCTCAAGGTAATAGGTACGATAATAGAAAGCCTTCCGGAAAAGCTGTTTATTGAGCGTTGGGAGGCAAAATCACTTGAGCAATTAGGCAATGTTGAAACAACGATTACATATATCTATACGGAAACCTCAGCAGAACGAAAAGCAGTCGATGATTTTATATCTAAAAATCTACCTAAAATTGTTGGTAATGCGAAAAGTGACTTAGAGAAAGTTTTTGCAATTAACGAATGGATAAAGACGTATATTACGTATGACGAGTCCTACTCGCACAAGAGTGTTTATGCAACTTTAAAAGATAGAACCGGGGTTTGTCAAGGATATGCTCTTTTGTTCTACAAACTTGCGAAGGCAGCAGGGCTCGATGTTTACCTTGTCAGTGGACAAGCGAAACCTGCAGAAGCTTCGGCTGATAAATTGCAGTCGCATGCTTGGAATATAGTAAAAATTGAAGATAGTTGGTATTACATAGACACTACATGGAACGATAGCACACGAACCAATGCGTACTTTCTTTTCGGTAAGAACCAAGCACGTTATTCTCACTATCCTACAACAAAAGTCTCGGTTACTGTTTCAACAAAGAGCTATGCAGAAAAACTCTACGAAGAGATAGTCGCTGGGAATATCCGGTCGCGCAATTTGTTTGATTTGCTGTATGGAACCTTGATAGAAAAGTACGACGAATTCGTAATATACCTAACGGATGCTTTGAAAAATATTACCAGTAAACCTGAAGTAAGGTTTGTGTCATCTATAAGTTTTGTAACAAAGTATTTGTCGAGCGCTATGCAAGAAGCTATGTTTAAACTTAATCTAACAAGCGTAAGTTACGACTACTCGTATATATACATTTTTACTTTTAATGGAAAGGACTTTTTTGTATGGACGGTGAGCTTTAGCCAGAATTGA